One genomic region from Candidatus Nanosynbacter sp. TM7-074 encodes:
- the rpsK gene encoding 30S ribosomal protein S11: MADAKSTKKKQRRSVPAGQLHIQATFNNTIVTFSDKKGNVLTASSAGACGFRGSKKGTAYASQVAAEKAAEAAKTQYGLKSVDVFVKGVGLGRDAAIRAVGAFDISVESIKDVTGVPHGGVRPRKARRA; encoded by the coding sequence ATGGCAGACGCAAAATCTACCAAGAAAAAGCAGCGCCGATCAGTCCCAGCTGGTCAGCTGCATATTCAAGCAACATTTAACAACACCATTGTTACCTTTTCTGACAAGAAGGGTAACGTGTTGACCGCTTCATCAGCTGGTGCATGTGGTTTCCGCGGTAGCAAAAAAGGCACCGCCTATGCTTCACAGGTTGCCGCTGAAAAAGCTGCTGAAGCTGCGAAAACTCAGTATGGTTTGAAATCAGTTGACGTTTTCGTCAAAGGTGTCGGTTTGGGCCGCGATGCCGCTATTCGTGCGGTTGGCGCTTTCGACATCTCAGTAGAAAGTATTAAGGACGTAACTGGCGTGCCTCACGGCGGCGTTCGTCCACGAAAGGCACGGAGGGCATAA
- the rpsI gene encoding 30S ribosomal protein S9 — protein sequence MATDTYFYGLGRRKSASASVRLLPGKGTITINGKAAAEYLDGNKTLLAEVTDPLAVVSKQKEYDVTILVKGGGLAGQVDAIKLGIAKALTAAHADLRPVLKKAELLKRDPREKERKKYGLRSARKREQFSKR from the coding sequence ATGGCTACTGATACCTATTTCTACGGCTTGGGACGACGCAAAAGTGCTTCAGCAAGTGTTCGCTTGCTTCCTGGCAAGGGCACCATCACCATCAACGGCAAAGCAGCCGCTGAGTACTTGGATGGCAACAAAACCTTGCTAGCCGAAGTGACCGACCCACTAGCTGTCGTCAGCAAGCAAAAGGAATACGACGTTACCATCTTGGTCAAAGGTGGTGGCCTCGCTGGTCAAGTTGACGCCATCAAGCTTGGCATCGCCAAAGCATTGACGGCTGCTCACGCTGATCTGCGTCCAGTTCTGAAGAAGGCTGAGCTATTGAAACGTGACCCACGCGAGAAAGAGCGCAAGAAATATGGTCTGCGTTCTGCCCGCAAGCGCGAACAATTCTCCAAGCGTTAA
- a CDS encoding RluA family pseudouridine synthase, with protein sequence MKISPRTVLKIARLYQLADNNTPVKALRHLKIQTDESHIVAEFILNKQHFAVIYGSIVDEESIDELWPDKPANAETLPNPLDSSCTETPFQGKFVMMFRIVPTKQRLDVHLSTDFDPSISRSLWQKYIKAGYVSVNQHVVTTPKFDVDETDEIAVKLPEQEQASAELPILYEDDDVMVVNKPSGLLTHAKGGLSTEPTVAEIIRPKTSFASDTDRPGIVHRLDRDTSGVLIIAKTSDAATHLQRQFAQRTTKKTYLAITDDVPKLAAAKIDLPIGRNPSAPSTFCVNPNGKPAQTTYRVLTATDIQALIELKPTTGRTHQLRVHMAYLNTPILGDRVYGKPNASRLMLHAHKLEITLPSGERKTFEAATPEEFKQLFPGEL encoded by the coding sequence GTGAAAATTTCGCCGCGCACCGTCCTCAAGATCGCCAGGCTATATCAACTGGCAGATAACAACACGCCCGTCAAGGCCTTGCGCCACCTGAAGATTCAGACGGACGAATCGCACATTGTGGCGGAGTTTATCCTGAACAAGCAGCATTTCGCTGTAATCTACGGCTCAATTGTCGACGAAGAATCGATTGACGAGCTGTGGCCTGACAAGCCAGCCAATGCTGAAACTTTGCCAAATCCGCTTGATTCGAGCTGCACCGAGACGCCATTTCAGGGCAAGTTTGTCATGATGTTTCGAATTGTACCGACCAAGCAGCGCCTGGACGTTCACTTGTCCACGGACTTTGACCCATCAATTTCGCGCAGTCTCTGGCAAAAGTACATCAAAGCCGGCTACGTGTCGGTCAACCAGCACGTAGTAACGACGCCGAAATTTGATGTCGACGAGACCGACGAGATCGCCGTCAAGCTGCCAGAACAGGAGCAGGCCAGTGCAGAGCTGCCGATACTATACGAAGACGACGACGTGATGGTGGTAAATAAACCGAGCGGGCTCCTGACCCACGCGAAGGGCGGGCTATCGACCGAGCCGACAGTAGCGGAAATTATTCGCCCCAAGACTTCGTTTGCCTCGGACACCGACCGGCCGGGCATCGTCCATCGGCTCGACCGCGACACTTCGGGCGTACTGATTATCGCCAAAACTTCTGACGCTGCGACCCATTTACAACGGCAATTCGCCCAGCGCACCACTAAAAAAACCTACCTGGCGATTACCGACGACGTACCGAAACTAGCCGCCGCAAAAATCGACCTGCCGATTGGCCGCAATCCGTCCGCGCCCAGCACCTTCTGCGTCAATCCGAACGGCAAACCCGCCCAAACAACTTACCGCGTACTGACGGCGACTGATATTCAGGCGCTGATTGAACTGAAACCTACCACCGGCCGCACCCATCAACTCCGCGTCCATATGGCATACCTAAACACGCCAATTCTCGGCGACCGCGTCTACGGCAAGCCAAACGCCAGCCGCCTGATGCTCCACGCCCACAAATTAGAGATTACGTTACCATCTGGCGAACGAAAAACATTTGAAGCAGCCACTCCAGAAGAATTCAAGCAGCTATTTCCAGGGGAATTGTAG
- the rplQ gene encoding 50S ribosomal protein L17 — protein MHRHGYQGRKFGRERDQRRALLKGLATSLVEHGKIETTLPKAKELKRHIEKIITKAKKGDLASRRQVIAALSTRAAAYKLVDEIAPQLGGRTSGHVRVERTRLRVGDGAQMAIIEFVDDIKPMPKKEK, from the coding sequence ATGCATAGACACGGATATCAAGGGCGCAAGTTCGGCCGTGAGCGTGATCAACGGCGAGCCTTGCTGAAAGGGCTGGCAACCAGCCTGGTCGAGCACGGCAAAATCGAGACCACCTTGCCGAAAGCCAAAGAGCTGAAGCGCCACATTGAAAAAATCATCACCAAGGCGAAGAAAGGCGATCTAGCCAGCCGCCGCCAGGTGATCGCAGCACTCAGTACCCGCGCTGCTGCTTACAAACTGGTTGATGAAATTGCCCCACAGCTGGGCGGCCGCACCAGCGGACACGTTCGCGTTGAACGAACACGCCTACGTGTTGGCGACGGCGCTCAAATGGCAATCATCGAGTTTGTCGACGACATCAAACCAATGCCAAAGAAGGAGAAATAA
- the rpsM gene encoding 30S ribosomal protein S13, which produces MARIAGVVIPTEKQVQIALTYIYGIGPKHASSILAAAKIEPTTRVKDLTEAEENKIREIIDSEYTVEGDLQRLVTNNIKRLKDINAYRGLRHKAGLPTRGQRTRTNARTRKGRAIAVGGTQPKAASKT; this is translated from the coding sequence ATGGCTCGAATTGCTGGGGTAGTTATCCCAACAGAGAAGCAGGTGCAAATTGCGCTCACCTATATTTATGGGATTGGGCCAAAGCACGCTTCGAGCATCCTTGCGGCGGCTAAGATTGAGCCGACCACTCGGGTGAAAGATCTCACCGAGGCTGAAGAAAACAAGATTCGCGAAATTATCGACAGCGAATACACCGTCGAAGGTGATCTCCAGCGCTTGGTAACTAACAACATTAAGCGCTTGAAGGATATCAACGCCTATCGCGGTCTTCGCCACAAAGCAGGACTGCCGACACGCGGACAGCGGACTCGTACGAATGCACGAACTCGCAAGGGTCGCGCCATCGCCGTGGGCGGTACACAACCAAAAGCAGCAAGTAAGACCTAA
- the infA gene encoding translation initiation factor IF-1 has protein sequence MASQKEVIKMVGKVVEALPNTQFRVELENGHSIIAHISGRMRKHYIRLVPGDKVEVEMTPYDLTKGRISFRLRDDRPQQGR, from the coding sequence ATGGCGAGTCAAAAGGAAGTCATCAAAATGGTAGGAAAGGTAGTGGAAGCACTGCCTAATACTCAATTTAGGGTGGAACTGGAGAACGGCCATAGTATCATCGCGCACATTTCAGGACGAATGCGCAAGCACTATATTCGCCTAGTGCCTGGTGATAAGGTTGAAGTTGAGATGACCCCTTACGATCTTACAAAGGGACGAATCAGCTTCCGCCTACGTGACGATCGACCCCAGCAGGGCCGGTAG
- the rpsD gene encoding 30S ribosomal protein S4, with protein sequence MARDNSPIVKQSRREGYALHPKAHKVLARKSGIPGQHAHSRHNKPSLYATQLREKQKVRRLYGLVEKQFARLMDEATRAQEGLAGENLLKLLERRLDNVVYRSGFAVSRRAARQLVSHGHFELNGRRVDIPSIRVKAGDVITVRPKSTKSEYFTHIDDVINNSIQGPLSWLKSDNKKLKIEVTGLPKREEAEADINEQLIVEYYSR encoded by the coding sequence ATGGCACGAGATAATTCACCGATTGTCAAGCAAAGCCGCCGCGAAGGTTATGCGCTTCATCCAAAAGCACATAAAGTTTTGGCACGAAAATCTGGCATTCCAGGTCAGCACGCACACAGCCGACACAACAAACCAAGTTTGTACGCAACACAGCTGCGTGAAAAGCAAAAGGTTCGCCGCCTGTACGGTTTGGTTGAAAAGCAATTTGCTCGGCTGATGGACGAAGCAACACGCGCCCAAGAAGGTTTGGCAGGCGAGAACCTGTTGAAATTGTTGGAGCGCCGCCTGGACAACGTCGTTTACCGCTCTGGCTTCGCTGTATCACGCCGCGCTGCTCGCCAGCTGGTCAGCCACGGCCACTTTGAGCTAAACGGCCGCCGCGTCGATATTCCATCGATTCGTGTTAAGGCTGGCGACGTCATCACTGTTCGTCCAAAGAGCACCAAATCTGAGTACTTTACGCACATTGACGATGTAATCAACAATTCAATCCAAGGCCCACTGAGCTGGCTAAAGAGCGATAACAAGAAGCTGAAGATTGAAGTAACTGGTTTGCCAAAGCGCGAGGAAGCAGAAGCTGACATCAACGAGCAATTAATTGTTGAGTATTACTCACGATAA
- the rpmJ gene encoding 50S ribosomal protein L36, with product MKVRAGVKKISPDDKFVRRKGRLYVINKKKPKNKQRQG from the coding sequence ATGAAAGTTCGTGCAGGTGTGAAAAAAATCAGCCCCGATGACAAGTTTGTCCGCCGTAAGGGTCGGTTGTACGTCATCAACAAGAAAAAACCTAAGAATAAGCAAAGGCAGGGTTAA
- a CDS encoding DNA-directed RNA polymerase subunit alpha, producing the protein MAKAIYNPALASVDDISATSATFLIEPLHPGYGNTLGNSLRRVLLSSVRGGAIVAFKIEGATHEFTTVEGIKEDVVDIMLNLKNVHLRVFTDEPVELRLEKSGAGEVTAADIKTNADVEVVNPEQVIATIDDPNKHLVMDLVAEAGCGYQTIEESSENRLHSDMIAIDAMYSPVLRVRYKVDSTRVGQETNLDKLAITVETNGTVTPREAFEEAAAILVNQYTALAGNTMVTGAPALGTTKDDEESELAMSIEELNLSARTTNALINNEIRTIRDLVTLTEQDLRELKGFGSKALDEVRDKMAELEF; encoded by the coding sequence ATGGCAAAAGCAATTTACAATCCAGCACTCGCGAGCGTTGATGACATTTCAGCGACCAGTGCTACTTTTCTAATCGAGCCGCTTCACCCAGGCTACGGTAATACTCTTGGCAACTCACTACGCCGCGTTCTGCTATCAAGTGTTCGTGGTGGTGCGATTGTCGCTTTCAAAATTGAGGGCGCAACTCACGAGTTTACCACTGTTGAAGGTATCAAAGAAGATGTTGTTGACATCATGCTTAACCTGAAAAACGTCCACTTGCGCGTATTTACCGATGAGCCAGTTGAGCTACGCTTGGAGAAATCTGGTGCCGGTGAAGTAACTGCCGCTGATATCAAGACAAACGCTGATGTTGAAGTCGTTAACCCAGAGCAAGTAATTGCTACAATTGACGATCCAAACAAGCATTTGGTGATGGATTTGGTGGCAGAAGCAGGTTGCGGTTACCAGACAATTGAAGAGTCAAGCGAAAACCGCTTGCACAGTGACATGATTGCTATTGATGCAATGTATTCACCAGTGTTGCGTGTTCGCTACAAAGTCGACTCAACTCGTGTTGGCCAAGAGACAAACTTGGATAAACTAGCAATTACCGTTGAAACCAACGGTACAGTTACTCCACGCGAGGCGTTTGAAGAAGCAGCGGCAATCCTGGTTAACCAATACACGGCCTTAGCAGGCAACACCATGGTGACTGGTGCGCCAGCACTTGGCACAACCAAAGATGACGAAGAGTCAGAATTGGCTATGTCAATTGAAGAATTAAACCTAAGCGCCCGCACGACGAACGCGCTGATTAACAATGAAATCCGCACGATTCGCGACCTGGTGACTTTGACCGAGCAAGATTTGCGAGAATTGAAAGGCTTTGGTTCAAAGGCGCTGGATGAAGTACGCGACAAGATGGCGGAGTTGGAGTTTTAA
- the trpS gene encoding tryptophan--tRNA ligase, translating into MKSSKPVILTGVRANNDIHIGNYFGAILPIVDMAKRRSADFDINLFIPDLHSFTTPIDHSKLYDSILSNARIYTAAGLPLDKPAIHLYRQGRVPAHSELAWILDCFTGFGEMSRMTQFKDKGGKIDIRSVAERIKKALDAQKNDDNILGRMELMQLYNELTFEKEVSVGLFNYPVLMAADILLYGATYVPVGDDQTQHLEFTRDIAERMNRKFGDLFIVPKPVAEQHQFFGNDQGLRIKDLMNPTKKMSKSDDSGKGVIFLGDEPEVAHKKIMSATTDSLGRVQYDRDNQPGISNLLEILTLVRQDAGKDVSLDQTISQYTGMERYGDFKRIVADEVAEFLANFQARLAAVDEEAIERKLESSERDMNLVANETLYRVQTAVGLRR; encoded by the coding sequence ATGAAATCATCAAAACCCGTTATCCTCACTGGCGTGCGCGCCAACAACGATATTCACATTGGCAATTATTTTGGTGCCATTTTGCCGATTGTCGATATGGCGAAGCGCCGCTCGGCCGATTTTGATATCAATCTGTTCATCCCAGATCTTCACAGCTTCACTACGCCGATTGACCACAGTAAATTGTACGACAGCATCCTCAGCAACGCCCGGATTTATACAGCCGCCGGACTGCCGCTGGACAAACCAGCCATTCATCTGTACCGCCAAGGCCGCGTTCCGGCACACAGCGAGCTGGCGTGGATTTTGGATTGCTTCACCGGGTTTGGCGAGATGAGCCGGATGACGCAGTTTAAGGATAAGGGTGGTAAGATAGATATTCGCAGTGTCGCCGAGAGAATCAAAAAAGCTCTTGATGCGCAAAAAAATGACGATAACATTCTGGGAAGAATGGAACTTATGCAACTATACAACGAGCTAACTTTCGAAAAAGAAGTCTCCGTCGGTCTCTTCAACTACCCAGTTCTGATGGCTGCCGACATCTTGCTTTACGGCGCCACTTACGTGCCAGTTGGCGACGACCAGACGCAACACCTAGAATTTACCCGCGACATCGCTGAGCGGATGAACCGCAAATTTGGCGACTTATTCATCGTGCCCAAACCAGTTGCCGAGCAACATCAATTCTTCGGTAACGACCAAGGTCTGAGAATCAAAGATCTGATGAACCCGACCAAAAAGATGAGCAAATCCGACGACAGCGGCAAAGGTGTCATTTTCCTTGGCGACGAGCCAGAAGTGGCACACAAAAAGATTATGAGTGCCACCACCGACTCGCTGGGCAGAGTACAGTACGACCGGGACAACCAACCAGGAATTTCCAATCTACTGGAGATTTTGACGCTGGTACGCCAAGACGCCGGAAAAGACGTCAGCTTGGATCAGACCATCAGCCAGTACACCGGTATGGAACGCTATGGTGATTTCAAGCGAATCGTGGCTGATGAAGTGGCAGAATTCTTGGCGAATTTCCAAGCGCGTCTGGCGGCAGTTGACGAGGAGGCAATTGAACGCAAACTGGAGTCGAGCGAGCGCGACATGAACCTCGTCGCTAACGAAACCTTGTACCGCGTCCAAACGGCCGTGGGGCTGCGGAGATAG
- the rplM gene encoding 50S ribosomal protein L13, translated as MKTYSQKPSEVSRRWVLFDASELPLGRLATEIAKHLTGKYKPTYTPHVDGGDYVVVINAANTVVTGYKETDKYYYRHSGFPGGIKETQFKEMREHHPERIIEEAVKGMLPKNKLQAERLKRLRVFAGSEHAHTAQTPEKVEVK; from the coding sequence ATGAAGACTTATTCACAAAAACCATCTGAAGTTTCTCGCCGCTGGGTATTGTTTGACGCGAGCGAATTACCACTGGGACGCCTGGCAACTGAAATTGCTAAACACCTGACTGGCAAATACAAGCCAACTTACACGCCGCACGTTGATGGTGGCGACTACGTCGTGGTTATCAACGCTGCAAACACCGTCGTTACGGGTTACAAGGAAACTGACAAGTACTACTACCGTCACAGTGGTTTCCCAGGCGGCATCAAAGAAACGCAGTTCAAAGAAATGCGTGAACACCACCCAGAACGAATTATTGAAGAAGCTGTCAAAGGTATGCTGCCAAAGAACAAATTGCAAGCAGAACGCCTCAAGCGCCTGCGCGTATTTGCTGGTAGCGAGCATGCTCACACAGCACAAACCCCAGAGAAAGTTGAGGTAAAGTAA
- a CDS encoding alpha/beta fold hydrolase, with protein MFDRIIHRWLRIPYTLNVHYFCRPVNPKSTILLVHGLGTSWRTWKPLTQYLPKDAVVIAIDMLGFGNSPKPDWKSYNVQDQATSIAATLRRESITHLDIIIGHSMGSLAAVEIAKKYPRLSRSLILCSPPIYQPKANEKIHHPEKILRALYSLINKHPRNSKRLLQFADRHNIWPDAGFKADKVTAKSFLTALNAAIINQTTMADISQLKLPITILSGKLDPLIVERNLKQLAKEHKNIAHRSMTMQSHEITDKYAKCLSGIIRQHLTINK; from the coding sequence ATGTTTGATAGAATAATCCATCGCTGGCTACGTATTCCTTACACCTTAAACGTGCATTATTTTTGCCGCCCAGTCAATCCAAAGTCTACGATTTTACTTGTCCATGGATTAGGCACCTCATGGCGCACCTGGAAGCCATTGACGCAATATCTACCCAAGGACGCGGTGGTTATTGCTATTGACATGTTGGGATTTGGCAATTCACCAAAGCCCGACTGGAAATCCTACAACGTCCAAGATCAAGCTACCAGCATCGCCGCCACTCTGCGCCGCGAATCAATCACTCACCTGGACATCATCATCGGTCACTCCATGGGCTCGTTGGCCGCCGTGGAGATCGCTAAGAAATATCCGCGATTAAGCCGCTCTTTAATCTTATGTAGCCCGCCAATATATCAACCTAAAGCTAACGAAAAAATCCATCATCCAGAAAAAATATTACGCGCCCTATACAGCCTTATCAACAAGCACCCAAGGAATTCAAAGCGCCTATTGCAATTTGCCGACCGACACAACATATGGCCCGATGCTGGGTTTAAGGCTGACAAAGTCACCGCCAAATCTTTCCTGACCGCATTAAACGCCGCAATTATTAATCAAACCACGATGGCTGATATATCACAATTGAAACTACCAATTACTATTCTGTCAGGCAAACTCGACCCGCTGATTGTCGAACGGAATTTGAAGCAATTAGCCAAAGAGCATAAGAATATAGCCCACCGCTCAATGACTATGCAGAGCCACGAAATTACCGATAAATATGCCAAGTGTTTGTCTGGGATTATAAGGCAGCACTTGACTATCAATAAATAG